The proteins below come from a single Branchiostoma floridae strain S238N-H82 chromosome 5, Bfl_VNyyK, whole genome shotgun sequence genomic window:
- the LOC118416227 gene encoding neurogenic locus notch homolog protein 1-like produces MEWPSEPTFLHLSSMKGALTDDEVTKIMTGESGSSYHDNVTALITRGNAQSEGVNAEERAATFYYEPIPDTKYSVVLCLFEEDRIVTVPSPVNPESGTASLYHRLDLLDTNAEVCRLHDNYATFDGSTVMFPPKAYTDPISYLSSLETSEDVANMNTFINDPTGLVANPGLVDGVRTDVTLTAVLEQYWRENDADSVWRYVGTTMGVFRIFPGIVMDMRYDPTQQAWFNHALAKPEDYTFSRPGPSPFGGGNLVTISKAIAHSSTQKILGVIAADITERKYSSLLHSEVPECSSMEFACYILDDSGYFMELPTTPNMEHDHLTSRFPWLAKELVARGEFLKAGWCQNYATQSSQLFYDTSGFTGLEVTTGPPCTQFSLYPVNGTNTFLLVLLDRQTYNCDDNQPQDCSCDDVCQSPYVSDSSVCQCPCSSSWDYDFCTNRPLTPLSDPPCPPPHTDNDNRDEGPPNPPGPEIHDCQDRCSIQSNNITCRALPHCDWCAEFDVPVCREVCLITTLKPPTATGKPGQTTISNVVEDNPILLGSLLDCTVMPTGMYPDPQDCTMFYQCMGDPSISQPFHMPCPPGTLFDWNLFVCTHTSVCTISSTSELPTPHLPTPVVNVPAANLPPTTPLTATVEPSVSGSCSSSPCRSGGTCQDDVNGYTCVCPPYAAGRNCETVWQSDKCYRFSDDSLSNQQASSTCVSMNGHLADIQDTAQQQLIASYMNPGHDQSFWVANKISSSFCSFGAGSAASTWMYNNGSINFDICVLLNSAYGYKGTYQRCEEQHNYICESAAGPCQPNVCQHGGYCVSCFGESSIFCICPQGYSGPRCEIVDLCLPNPCPFDWTCSIQAGGIHCAVPTGVKATRSGFCTATSCGAGLICIEDGTMGYSCIRG; encoded by the exons ATGGAGTGGCCGTCAGAGCCGACATTTCTCCACCTAAGTTCAATGAAAGGTGCTCTGACGGATGATGAAGTCACCAAGATCATGACTGGCGAGAGTGGCAGCAGCTATCACGACAAC GTGACAGCTCTAATTACTCGAGGCAACGCCCAGTCTGAAGGCGTCAACGCTGAAGAAAGGGCAGCAACATTCTACTACGAACCCATTCCTGACACCAAGTACAGCGTGGTGCTCTGTCTGTTTGAGGAGGATAGAATCGTCACTGTTCCATCACCG GTGAATCCCGAGAGCGGCACAGCCTCGCTGTACCACCGACTGGACCTACTGGACACAAATGCTGAAGTCTGCAGATTGCACGACAACTACGCCACTTTTGACGGGTCTACTGTTATG TTCCCGCCAAAGGCCTACACTGATCCCATCAGCTACCTGAGCAGCTTGGAGACATCTGAAGACGTTGCGAACATGAACACTTTTATTAACGACCCCACTGGCTTGGTTGCgaatccag GACTAGTAGACGGCGTCCGAACGGATGTTACCCTGACAGCTGTACTCGAGCAGTACTGGAGGGAGAATGATGCAGACTCAGTATGGAG ATACGTGGGCACAACAATGGGTGTGTTCAGAATCTTCCCTGGAATCGTCATGGACATGCGGTACGACCCGACCCAACAGGCATG GTTCAACCACGCCCTGGCCAAACCTGAAGACTACACCTTCTCCCGTCCGGGTCCCAGTCCGTTCGGTGGTGGCAACTTGGTCACTATCAGTAAAGCAATCGCCCACTCTAG CACTCAGAAGATCCTCGGCGTCATCGCAGCTGACATCACAGAGAGGAAGTACTCCTCTTTGCTGCACTCTGAG GTCCCTGAATGCTCATCGATGGAATTTGCGTGCTACATACTGGACGACAGTGG GTACTTCATGGAGCTGCCAACAACACCGAACATGGAGCACGACCATTTAACGAGTAGGTTCCCCTGGTTGGCGAAGGAACTGGTGGCCAGAGGAGAATTCCTAAAG GCTGGGTGGTGCCAAAACTATGCTACTCAGAGTTCCCAGCTCTTCTACGACACTTCCGGATTCACTGGCCTGGAGGTCACCACAGGCCCACCGTGTACCCAGTTCTCCTTGTATCCCGTTAACGGCACCAACACGTTTTTGCTGGTTCTTCTCGATCGTCAGACCTACAACTGCGATGACAATCAACCCCAG GATTGTTCCTGTGACGATGTTTGCCAGTCGCCATATGTATCAGATTCATCCGTTTGTCAG TGTCCATGCAGCAGTAGCTGGGACTATGATTTCTGCACAAACCGCCCACTGACACCCTTGTCCGACCCACCATGCCCTC CCCCTCATACGGACAATGACAACAGGGACGAAGGCCCGCCAAACCCACCTGGCCCAGAGATACATGACTGCCAGGACCGGTGCAGCATACA GTCTAACAACATCACCTGTCGGGCCCTACCGCACTGTGATTGGTGTGCGGAGTTTGACGTCCCAGTATGCAGGGAGGTCTGCTTGAT AACAACATTGAAGCCCCCAACTGCGACTGGAAAGCCTGGACAAACAACCATCTCGAACGTTGTAGAAGACAACCCTATCTTGCTCG GCTCCCTATTAGACTGTACCGTCATGCCAACCGGCATGTACCCGGACCCGCAGGACTGTACCATGTTCTACCAGTGCATGGGAGATCCCAGCATCTCGCAACCCTTCCACATGCCCTGTCCACCAGGAACACTCTTCGATTGGAACCTTTTCGTCTGCACACACACGTCGGTCTGTACCATCT CTTCCACGTCTGAGCTGCCTACACCCCATCTCCCAACACCTGTCGTGAATGTACCAGCAGCAAACCTTCCACCCACGACCCCACTCACGGCAACTGTCGAACCTTCAG TGTCTGGCAGCTGTTCTAGCAGTCCATGTAGGTCGGGAGGAACCTGTCAAGATGACGTGAACGGATACACCTGTGTCTGTCCTCCTTATGCGGCCGGGAGGaactgtgaaacag TTTGGCAGTCCGACAAGTGCTATCGGTTCTCGGACGACAGCCTGTCCAATCAACAGGCCTCCAGTACCTGTGTCAGCATGAACGGCCACCTTGCGGATATCCAGGACACTGCACAGCAGCAGCTGATTGCAAGCTACATGAACCCTGGACATGACCAGTCGTTTTGGGTCGCCAACAAGATTTCGTCATCTTTCTGTAGTTTTGGGGCTGGCTCTG CGGCTTCTACGTGGATGTACAACAATGGTTCCATCAACTTCGACATCTGCGTGCTGTTGAACAGCGCCTATGGTTACAAGGGGACCTACCAGCGCTGCGAGGAGCAACACAACTACATCTGCGAGTCTG CCGCCGGGCCATGTCAGCCGAACGTGTGTCAGCACGGAGGGTACTGCGTCTCTTGTTTCGGGGAATCCAGCATCTTCTGTATCTGTCCTCAGGGTTACAGCGGGCCCCGCTGTGAGATAG